One window of the Populus nigra chromosome 4, ddPopNigr1.1, whole genome shotgun sequence genome contains the following:
- the LOC133692885 gene encoding uncharacterized protein LOC133692885 has product MERMKKSVDVSSFLLVEATGDSEVDSDPNMTIIDLVDDDDGDAESCSCDTSYHSCVNGVYSEVEEYHVNYNVVDEEQQQQQQEEEEEEEEKQQQEKGVHVYQSRVDHGHAGLPVKQKSCVSVDSATESMNEKEENRLFWEACLAS; this is encoded by the coding sequence ATGGAGAGAATGAAGAAATCTGTTgatgtttcttctttcttgctAGTGGAAGCTACAGGTGATTCTGAGGTTGATTCTGATCCCAACATGACCATCATAGAtcttgttgatgatgatgatggtgatgcaGAGTCATGTAGCTGTGATACATCATACCATTCTTGTGTTAATGGTGTCTACAGTGAGGTTGAAGAATATCATGTTAATTATAATGTGGTTGATgaagagcagcagcagcagcagcaggaggaggaggaggaggaggaggagaagcagCAGCAGGAAAAGGGAGTTCATGTTTATCAATCACGGGTTGATCATGGACATGCTGGGTTACCAGTGAAGCAAAAATCATGTGTTTCAGTGGATTCAGCCACCGAGTCAATGAATGAGAAGGAGGAGAACAGGTTGTTTTGGGAGGCTTGCTTGGCATCGTAA